The Acidobacteriota bacterium genome includes a region encoding these proteins:
- a CDS encoding 4Fe-4S binding protein produces MKFENRKSAQRVVFKSEKDMAPLVVSVGSQSFNKTGAWRNIRPVVERENCLQCGICWKFCPEPAILIEDEFPVIDYDFCKGCGICAEECPAKCIVMVEEEK; encoded by the coding sequence ATGAAATTCGAAAATCGAAAATCCGCGCAGCGGGTCGTATTCAAGTCGGAAAAGGACATGGCCCCCCTCGTCGTCTCCGTCGGCTCCCAATCCTTCAACAAGACCGGCGCCTGGCGGAACATCCGTCCCGTCGTCGAGCGCGAAAACTGCCTGCAGTGCGGCATCTGCTGGAAATTCTGTCCCGAACCGGCCATCCTCATCGAGGACGAATTTCCCGTGATCGATTACGACTTCTGCAAGGGCTGCGGGATCTGCGCCGAGGAATGCCCGGCCAAGTGCATCGTCATGGTCGAGGAGGAGAAATGA
- a CDS encoding transketolase C-terminal domain-containing protein produces MRKVIMGNHALSYGALLARSQVIAAYPITPQTQVVELLSEMCADKRLDAKFIKVESEHSAMAACIAASAAGARTFTATSAQGLALMHELLHWASGGRHPVVMGNINRSMAPGWSIWTDQNDSLSQRDTGWMQYYCSSNQEVLDTVIQAFKVSEQLLIPSMILLDAFALSHTYEVVDIPEQKEIDAYLPPFKPQIRLTPSEPRAFGGLTSSEHYFELRYKLQKDMEMAPALIEETGAAWEKKFGRWMGLVEDYKCAGADLVFVTSGTAGYTARVAVDELRKEGIKAGNIRVKVFRPFPFERIREIAGKAAKVAVVDRNMSYGCHGIFHQEVKSALYSGDVHPPVFGFVAGLGGRDITLDSFREIAAHTLSHKRPEDDIVWIGVKK; encoded by the coding sequence ATGAGAAAGGTCATCATGGGGAACCACGCCCTGTCCTACGGGGCGCTTCTGGCCCGATCCCAGGTCATCGCCGCCTATCCCATCACCCCTCAGACCCAGGTCGTCGAGCTGCTCTCCGAAATGTGCGCCGACAAGCGCCTGGACGCCAAGTTCATCAAGGTCGAGTCCGAACATTCGGCCATGGCCGCCTGCATCGCGGCGTCGGCCGCCGGCGCCCGGACGTTCACGGCCACCTCCGCCCAGGGCCTGGCCCTGATGCACGAGCTGCTTCACTGGGCGTCCGGAGGACGCCACCCCGTCGTCATGGGCAACATCAACCGGTCCATGGCTCCGGGCTGGAGCATCTGGACCGATCAGAACGACAGCCTGTCCCAGCGGGATACCGGATGGATGCAATACTATTGCTCGAGCAACCAGGAGGTTCTGGACACGGTCATCCAGGCCTTCAAGGTTTCCGAACAACTTCTCATTCCCAGCATGATTCTTCTTGACGCCTTCGCCTTGTCCCACACCTATGAAGTCGTCGATATCCCCGAGCAGAAGGAGATCGACGCCTATCTCCCGCCGTTCAAACCCCAAATCCGCCTGACTCCTTCCGAACCCCGCGCCTTCGGCGGCCTGACATCATCGGAACATTATTTCGAGCTTCGCTATAAACTGCAGAAGGATATGGAAATGGCGCCCGCCCTCATCGAGGAAACAGGAGCCGCCTGGGAAAAGAAATTCGGCCGCTGGATGGGACTTGTCGAGGACTACAAGTGCGCCGGCGCCGATCTCGTTTTTGTGACATCCGGAACGGCCGGTTACACGGCCCGCGTCGCCGTCGACGAACTGAGAAAAGAGGGCATCAAGGCCGGAAACATCCGGGTCAAGGTTTTTCGCCCCTTCCCCTTCGAGCGGATCCGCGAAATCGCCGGAAAGGCGGCCAAAGTGGCCGTCGTCGACAGGAACATGTCCTACGGCTGCCACGGCATTTTCCATCAGGAAGTCAAGTCGGCCCTTTACAGCGGGGATGTCCACCCGCCCGTTTTCGGCTTCGTCGCCGGCCTCGGCGGCCGGGATATCACCCTGGACTCTTTCCGTGAAATCGCCGCCCACACGCTCTCCCACAAACGGCCCGAAGACGACATCGTCTGGATTGGAGTGAAGAAATGA
- a CDS encoding 3-methyl-2-oxobutanoate dehydrogenase subunit beta: protein MTKTKTMKLTLPQDELMSCGHLACQGCGATLAMRYMLKALGQKTVLCIPACCWAVIDGAYPHSSLDVPIYHCAFETAASTASGVKAGLDMVGETDVTVVAWAGDGGTFDIGLQALSGTAERNDDVIYVCYDNEAYMNTGIQRSSATPYGAWTTTTPVKHFKTRPKKDIVAIMAAHRIPYIATASVSHPEDFYKKMIKARDIKGTRFFHVFAPCPTGWKSRPEDSVKLARMAVQNGLFPLYEITDGENWTLNLKLKDKKPIIDYIRLQGRFRHLGETELQAMQDEVDRKWNKLLKNCGAT from the coding sequence ATGACCAAGACGAAGACCATGAAACTGACCCTCCCCCAGGACGAACTCATGAGCTGCGGCCACCTGGCCTGCCAGGGCTGCGGCGCCACTCTGGCCATGCGCTATATGCTCAAGGCCCTCGGACAAAAGACCGTGCTCTGCATTCCGGCCTGCTGCTGGGCGGTCATCGACGGGGCTTACCCCCACTCTTCTCTGGATGTTCCCATTTATCACTGTGCCTTCGAAACCGCGGCCTCGACCGCATCCGGCGTCAAGGCCGGCCTGGACATGGTCGGCGAAACCGACGTGACGGTCGTGGCCTGGGCCGGCGACGGCGGAACCTTTGACATCGGACTTCAGGCCCTGTCCGGAACGGCCGAGAGAAACGACGACGTCATTTACGTCTGCTACGACAACGAAGCCTACATGAACACCGGAATCCAGCGGAGTTCGGCGACGCCTTACGGCGCCTGGACGACGACGACCCCGGTCAAGCATTTCAAGACACGGCCGAAAAAAGACATCGTCGCCATTATGGCCGCTCACAGGATTCCCTATATCGCCACGGCCAGCGTCTCCCATCCCGAGGACTTCTACAAAAAAATGATCAAGGCCCGGGACATCAAGGGCACCCGTTTCTTCCACGTTTTCGCCCCCTGCCCGACGGGCTGGAAGAGCCGCCCGGAAGACAGCGTCAAGCTGGCCCGGATGGCCGTCCAGAACGGGCTTTTTCCCCTCTACGAGATCACGGACGGAGAAAACTGGACGCTCAACCTCAAGCTGAAAGACAAGAAACCGATCATCGACTACATCCGCCTCCAAGGGCGTTTCCGCCATCTCGGCGAGACCGAGCTGCAGGCCATGCAGGATGAAGTCGACCGCAAGTGGAACAAGCTCCTCAAAAACTGCGGCGCGACATAA
- a CDS encoding TlpA disulfide reductase family protein — translation MSISRTLAAIAVLALAAGLTPLDVRAEAAPDFSLKDLKGLTHTLSDYKGKVLFINFWATWCPPCREEIPDFIAAYKEYSAEGLVILGVSVDRLSQAKLADWVKMAEINYPVTFTTPQMTELYKPGPYIPATIVVDKTGRIRHRHVGVLKKDELVKIFKELAAE, via the coding sequence ATGTCGATCAGCCGAACTCTCGCCGCCATCGCCGTCTTGGCCCTTGCCGCCGGTTTGACGCCGCTTGATGTCCGGGCGGAAGCCGCCCCGGATTTCTCACTGAAGGATCTCAAGGGACTGACTCATACCCTTTCGGATTACAAGGGCAAGGTCCTGTTCATCAACTTCTGGGCGACCTGGTGCCCGCCCTGCCGGGAGGAAATTCCGGACTTCATCGCGGCCTATAAGGAATATTCCGCCGAGGGCCTCGTGATTCTCGGAGTCTCCGTCGACCGGCTGTCACAGGCCAAGCTCGCCGATTGGGTGAAGATGGCCGAAATCAACTATCCCGTGACCTTCACCACGCCGCAGATGACCGAGCTCTACAAGCCGGGTCCCTACATCCCGGCGACCATCGTGGTCGACAAGACCGGCCGCATCCGCCACCGCCACGTCGGCGTCTTGAAAAAAGACGAACTCGTCAAGATCTTCAAGGAACTCGCGGCCGAATAG
- a CDS encoding beta-ketoacyl-ACP synthase III yields MRADGRKIRIAGSGISVPEKILTNADLERMVETSDEWIVTRTGIRERRIARDDQATSDLGIEAARAALADAKLTITDMDIILTATNTPDTIFPSTACWIQKGLGGPPVPAFDVSAGCTGFLYGLILAESLILSGAARRILLLAPEMLTRVTNWEDRNTCVLFGDAAGAVVLEESEDESGMLSYFWGADGNLADLLSHPAGGSRLPASAQTVADRKHFLHMKGNEVFKHAVKRMGEAALEALKKAGLSREDVDYLIPHQANIRIIEATGDRLKLPREKVFVNIHKYGNCSVATIPLGVHELYTEGKLHKGSILVLDAFGAGFTWAAIVYRW; encoded by the coding sequence ATGCGCGCGGATGGACGAAAGATCAGGATCGCCGGTTCGGGCATCAGCGTTCCGGAAAAAATCCTGACCAATGCCGACCTTGAGAGAATGGTCGAGACCTCGGACGAATGGATCGTCACCCGGACCGGAATCCGGGAGCGGCGGATCGCCCGCGACGATCAGGCCACGTCGGACCTCGGAATCGAAGCGGCCCGGGCGGCGCTGGCCGATGCCAAGTTGACCATCACGGATATGGATATCATTCTGACGGCGACGAATACGCCGGATACCATTTTCCCTTCGACGGCCTGTTGGATTCAGAAAGGCCTGGGCGGTCCGCCCGTCCCGGCATTCGATGTTTCCGCCGGATGCACCGGTTTTCTGTATGGACTGATCCTGGCCGAGAGCCTGATCCTGAGCGGCGCGGCCCGCCGCATCCTTCTTCTGGCTCCGGAAATGCTGACCCGGGTGACGAACTGGGAGGACCGCAACACCTGCGTTCTCTTCGGCGACGCCGCCGGCGCCGTCGTCCTCGAGGAGAGCGAGGATGAGTCCGGCATGCTGTCTTATTTCTGGGGCGCGGACGGCAATCTGGCTGACCTGTTGTCTCATCCCGCCGGCGGAAGCCGCCTGCCGGCCTCGGCTCAAACCGTGGCCGACAGAAAGCACTTTCTCCATATGAAGGGAAACGAGGTCTTCAAGCATGCGGTGAAACGGATGGGAGAGGCCGCTCTGGAGGCCCTGAAAAAGGCCGGTTTAAGCAGAGAGGACGTGGACTATCTCATCCCCCACCAGGCCAATATCCGAATCATCGAGGCCACCGGGGACAGGCTGAAACTGCCCCGGGAGAAGGTCTTCGTCAATATCCACAAATACGGCAACTGCTCCGTCGCCACCATCCCTCTGGGCGTTCACGAGCTTTACACCGAGGGCAAACTCCACAAGGGCAGCATCCTCGTCCTGGACGCCTTCGGCGCGGGATTCACCTGGGCGGCCATCGTCTACAGGTGGTGA
- a CDS encoding M14 family metallopeptidase — protein sequence MRTGRRPVLPILRTAVLLILCLQLIPSPAPPDHRAMEIVAVEPAAGMRARLAGLGLDPLMEHEGRIFAVAGPAAIAALIGENIPFSLETHRFPEARGGRIAVAGGLNGAFHSYAETEARLKDLAAAHPNLARLHVIGESLEKRRISALRIGTGIQDNRAKPAVLFLGCHHAREWISVEVPLLFAAHLLENYNSDPDIRRLLDRVDAWIVPLVNPDGLEYSIRVYRYWRKNRRANGDGSFGVDLNRNFGFQWGLDNRGSSPSPASDVYRGTSAFSEPETSAVRDLFLRHDFRAVVSYHSYSRIILYPWGFADLPTERDLEMERMAADMSALMAPVNGRVYDYGRASASLYLTNGDTTDWTFGTRGVPSFTFELPPVDILGGGFFNAEADIIPIVNENIPAMFYLLSYAATDEAFPPRRGDEDRDENRKKKGLTKRDPRS from the coding sequence ATGAGAACGGGCCGAAGACCGGTTTTGCCGATTTTGCGGACCGCCGTCCTTTTGATTCTCTGCCTCCAGCTCATCCCCTCGCCGGCCCCGCCGGACCACCGGGCGATGGAAATCGTCGCCGTCGAACCGGCGGCCGGAATGCGCGCCCGTCTCGCGGGACTCGGCCTCGACCCCCTCATGGAACATGAGGGGCGAATCTTCGCCGTGGCCGGACCCGCAGCTATCGCGGCTCTCATCGGGGAAAACATCCCGTTTTCCCTGGAGACCCACCGCTTCCCCGAAGCCCGCGGCGGCCGCATCGCCGTTGCCGGAGGTCTGAACGGCGCCTTCCATTCCTATGCCGAAACGGAGGCCCGTCTCAAGGACTTGGCCGCCGCCCACCCCAACCTGGCGCGCCTTCATGTCATCGGCGAAAGCCTTGAAAAGCGCCGGATCTCCGCTCTGCGAATCGGAACCGGCATTCAAGACAACCGGGCCAAACCCGCGGTTCTTTTTCTGGGCTGCCATCATGCCCGGGAATGGATTTCGGTCGAAGTCCCCCTTCTCTTCGCCGCTCATCTCCTGGAAAATTACAACAGCGATCCGGATATCCGCCGCCTGCTCGACCGGGTCGATGCCTGGATCGTCCCGCTCGTCAACCCGGACGGACTTGAATACTCCATCCGCGTCTACCGCTACTGGCGGAAGAACAGACGGGCCAACGGCGACGGAAGTTTCGGTGTGGATTTGAACAGGAACTTCGGCTTCCAATGGGGACTCGACAACCGCGGCTCCAGCCCCTCGCCCGCCTCAGACGTCTATCGCGGAACATCGGCCTTCTCGGAACCGGAAACGTCCGCCGTCCGGGATTTGTTCCTCCGGCACGATTTCCGGGCCGTCGTTTCCTACCACAGCTACTCCCGGATCATTCTCTATCCCTGGGGGTTCGCCGATCTGCCGACCGAGCGCGACCTCGAAATGGAGCGGATGGCAGCCGACATGTCCGCGCTGATGGCGCCCGTCAACGGACGCGTTTACGACTACGGGCGGGCGTCGGCATCGCTGTATCTCACCAACGGGGACACGACGGACTGGACGTTCGGGACGCGCGGCGTCCCGTCCTTCACCTTCGAACTTCCTCCCGTCGACATCCTCGGCGGCGGATTTTTCAACGCCGAAGCCGACATCATCCCCATTGTCAACGAGAACATCCCGGCCATGTTCTACCTCTTGTCCTACGCCGCGACCGATGAGGCTTTTCCACCGCGCCGGGGAGACGAAGACCGGGACGAAAACCGGAAAAAAAAGGGTTTGACAAAACGGGACCCCCGGAGCTAA
- a CDS encoding epoxyqueuosine reductase QueH: MSYVEQAATKPEWSDRVFTHSFGAGLDGMRIGGYNGGMERPRILLHACCAPDALYVAGILAGEYAACLYFYNPNIHPEDEHDLRLRETEKAARILGVPIFVEPPDAARWFDLTRAFRNEPEKGRRCDVCYAVRIQKTAQKASDLGIPVFTTVMSLSPWKKAAVINRIGRMFAARHGLTFLEADFKKKNGFHHSVALSREKGIYRQNYCGCLFSLEAARCRGAGGATA, translated from the coding sequence TTGAGCTACGTCGAGCAGGCTGCGACGAAGCCGGAATGGTCGGATAGAGTTTTCACGCACAGTTTCGGAGCCGGGCTGGACGGGATGAGGATCGGCGGCTACAATGGCGGCATGGAAAGGCCGCGCATTCTGCTCCATGCCTGCTGCGCTCCGGACGCCCTCTATGTCGCCGGGATCCTGGCCGGAGAATACGCCGCCTGCCTGTACTTCTACAACCCCAACATCCATCCCGAAGACGAACACGATCTGAGGCTCCGTGAGACGGAAAAGGCCGCCCGGATCCTGGGCGTCCCCATTTTCGTCGAGCCCCCGGACGCCGCACGATGGTTCGATCTGACCCGGGCTTTCCGAAACGAGCCGGAGAAAGGCCGGCGCTGCGACGTCTGTTACGCCGTGAGGATCCAAAAGACCGCGCAAAAAGCCTCCGATCTCGGGATCCCCGTTTTTACAACCGTCATGTCGCTCAGCCCCTGGAAAAAGGCCGCCGTCATCAACAGGATCGGCCGCATGTTCGCCGCCCGCCACGGCCTCACGTTCCTGGAGGCCGACTTCAAGAAAAAAAACGGCTTCCATCACAGCGTCGCCCTGAGCCGGGAAAAGGGGATCTATCGTCAGAATTATTGTGGCTGCCTGTTCAGCCTCGAGGCGGCGCGCTGCCGGGGCGCCGGGGGAGCGACGGCATGA
- the hypF gene encoding carbamoyltransferase HypF encodes MKDGRAERIRVSGVIQGVGFRPFVFREAEASGLKGWVKNTGDGVEIHVESLNPRAVPDFLASLEKNQPPLSKIETLSHAPAAFRGYRHFRILKSKPGAGVVFISPDIATCAACLEEIRDPAERRFGYAFTNCTDCGPRYTIVRSLPYDRPGTTMARFEMCPDCAREYGDPRDRRYHAQPIACPACGPHLTLKDARSGRRIPGGLEAAAELIRKGRVLAVKGIGGFHLMASAFDRTAVRRIRDIKQRKRKPLALMAPDLETAARAARIGPEEQALLLSARRPIVLLQSRGTLPLIAPHLREVGIMLPYTPLHALLLEKTGLVVATSSNPKDAPIMTEEKEGLADLCDAVLSHNRPIAMRADDSVLKASRRGTLFVRRARGYVPSPQAVPEFLKSRKTILALGGELKVAVSLYKDGSVVTSQFLGDLDDYRNFRYFEETVDHLKALFGAAPDIVVSDLHPDFRTTRYAQSLGLPHLQVQHHFAHVLAPLLEHGIQPRGQVLGVAFDGYGYGPGGEAWGGEFLLADYTAYERYAHLEDVPLPGGDLAARQPWRMAASYLQRAYGDAFPREALRGVGRAKIEAVAALMASGRPDLKTSSCGRLFDAVSFLCGLAPMTLEYEAEAAMRLEAAVSGQTRGRYPVAIRRRERPLTASFRPMIRRILEDLGRGVSAAWIAAKFHESLARLIVRIAETARKERGVEIVVLVGGVFLNRVLLERTETLLERNGFRVLRPVRYSPNDESLSLGQAAFALARAIPPASCPSGI; translated from the coding sequence ATGAAAGACGGCCGGGCGGAGAGAATCCGGGTCTCCGGGGTCATTCAGGGCGTCGGGTTCCGGCCTTTTGTCTTCAGAGAAGCGGAAGCCAGCGGCCTCAAGGGTTGGGTGAAAAACACGGGAGACGGCGTCGAGATCCATGTCGAATCCCTGAATCCCCGGGCCGTCCCGGATTTCCTCGCCTCTCTGGAAAAAAACCAGCCTCCCCTTTCGAAGATCGAAACGCTGTCCCATGCACCCGCCGCCTTCCGCGGATACCGCCATTTCCGCATCCTCAAATCGAAACCAGGCGCCGGCGTCGTTTTCATTTCCCCCGATATCGCGACCTGCGCCGCCTGTCTGGAGGAAATCCGCGATCCGGCCGAGCGGCGCTTCGGCTACGCCTTCACCAACTGCACGGACTGCGGGCCGCGCTATACCATCGTCCGATCCCTTCCTTATGACAGACCGGGAACGACCATGGCCCGGTTTGAAATGTGCCCGGACTGTGCCCGGGAATACGGCGATCCTCGCGACAGGAGATATCATGCCCAGCCCATCGCCTGCCCGGCCTGCGGGCCGCATCTGACCCTGAAAGACGCGCGAAGCGGCCGCCGCATTCCGGGAGGCCTCGAGGCCGCGGCCGAACTCATCCGGAAAGGCCGCGTTCTGGCCGTCAAGGGCATCGGGGGCTTTCATCTCATGGCCTCGGCCTTCGACCGGACCGCCGTGCGCCGCATCCGGGACATCAAGCAGCGGAAAAGAAAACCCCTGGCGCTCATGGCCCCGGATCTCGAAACGGCCGCCCGGGCGGCCCGCATCGGCCCCGAGGAACAAGCCCTGCTTCTCTCGGCGCGCCGGCCCATCGTCCTTCTCCAAAGCCGCGGGACTCTCCCGCTGATCGCGCCGCATCTCCGTGAAGTCGGCATCATGCTCCCCTACACGCCCCTTCACGCCCTCCTTCTCGAAAAGACAGGGCTTGTCGTGGCCACAAGCTCCAACCCCAAGGACGCCCCGATCATGACGGAAGAAAAGGAGGGCCTGGCCGATTTATGCGACGCCGTCCTCAGCCACAACCGGCCGATCGCCATGCGCGCCGACGACTCCGTGCTCAAGGCCTCCCGGCGCGGGACGCTGTTCGTCCGCCGGGCCCGGGGATATGTCCCTTCCCCTCAGGCCGTTCCCGAATTCCTGAAATCGCGGAAGACCATCCTCGCCCTGGGCGGCGAATTGAAGGTGGCCGTCTCTCTCTATAAGGACGGCTCGGTCGTCACCAGCCAGTTTCTCGGAGATCTCGACGACTACAGAAATTTCCGCTATTTCGAGGAAACCGTCGACCACCTGAAGGCGCTGTTCGGAGCGGCTCCCGACATTGTGGTCAGCGACCTCCATCCGGACTTTCGAACGACGCGTTACGCCCAATCCCTGGGCCTCCCCCACCTTCAGGTTCAACATCACTTCGCCCATGTCCTGGCACCGCTGCTCGAACACGGCATCCAACCCCGGGGCCAAGTTCTGGGGGTCGCCTTCGACGGTTACGGTTACGGCCCGGGCGGAGAAGCCTGGGGCGGCGAATTCCTGCTGGCCGACTACACCGCCTATGAACGATACGCTCATCTCGAAGACGTCCCCCTGCCCGGAGGGGACCTGGCCGCCCGGCAGCCCTGGCGGATGGCCGCCTCCTACCTCCAGAGGGCCTACGGCGACGCATTTCCCCGAGAGGCACTAAGGGGCGTGGGACGGGCCAAAATAGAGGCAGTTGCGGCCCTGATGGCCAGCGGGCGGCCGGACCTGAAGACATCGAGCTGCGGGCGCCTGTTCGACGCCGTTTCCTTTCTCTGCGGTCTTGCCCCGATGACGCTGGAGTACGAGGCCGAAGCGGCCATGCGCCTGGAAGCCGCGGTTTCAGGTCAGACCCGGGGTCGATATCCGGTCGCCATCCGGCGCCGCGAACGGCCCCTCACCGCCTCCTTCCGACCGATGATTCGCCGCATCCTCGAGGATCTCGGCCGCGGCGTCTCGGCAGCCTGGATCGCCGCGAAATTTCACGAATCCCTGGCCCGCTTGATCGTTCGCATCGCAGAGACGGCCCGGAAGGAGCGCGGGGTGGAGATTGTGGTTCTTGTCGGTGGGGTCTTCCTGAATCGGGTGCTCCTCGAACGGACGGAAACTCTTCTCGAACGGAACGGGTTTCGCGTCCTGCGGCCGGTCCGCTATTCCCCCAATGACGAATCTTTGTCTCTCGGGCAGGCTGCCTTCGCCCTGGCCCGGGCTATTCCTCCGGCATCTTGCCCGTCCGGAATTTGA
- a CDS encoding site-2 protease family protein, whose translation MDTKPFIARRGLNILLFILTVLSTYAVGLTWSVSFFHAQNMALDSGPTDIRSLIDGSVLVLSAIYVVVLLGILVGHELGHYLACRRYGIEATWPYFIPAPTLVGTLGAFIKIRSPITRKRQLFDIGAAGPIVGFSLALPALFVGLALSKVVPALPREEAIVFGESLILKFVAGLVLGPIPPAHDVVLHPIGFAGWVGMLVTAFNLFPLGQLDGGHIAYAAFGGKSLRAARVFPAVLFVMGVFFWLGWFVWILVIFMLGLKHPRILDEDIPLTPGRRLTAFLLILVFLVTFVPDPIKGFSGLSLLRQTGLF comes from the coding sequence ATGGACACCAAGCCTTTCATCGCCCGCCGCGGACTCAATATCCTGTTGTTCATTCTGACGGTTCTATCGACTTATGCAGTCGGCCTGACATGGAGCGTGAGTTTCTTTCATGCCCAAAACATGGCGCTCGATTCCGGGCCCACGGACATCCGGTCTCTTATAGACGGTTCCGTCCTTGTTCTCAGCGCGATTTATGTCGTGGTTCTCCTGGGGATCCTGGTCGGTCATGAACTCGGCCATTATCTTGCCTGCCGCCGCTACGGCATCGAGGCCACCTGGCCCTATTTCATCCCCGCGCCGACGCTTGTCGGCACCCTGGGCGCCTTCATCAAAATCCGCTCGCCCATCACGCGCAAACGCCAACTCTTCGATATCGGGGCGGCCGGACCGATTGTCGGCTTTTCTCTGGCCTTGCCGGCTCTGTTTGTGGGGCTGGCTCTGTCGAAAGTCGTTCCCGCCCTCCCCCGGGAGGAAGCCATCGTCTTCGGGGAATCCCTGATCCTCAAGTTTGTCGCCGGGCTTGTCCTGGGCCCGATTCCTCCCGCGCACGATGTCGTTCTTCATCCCATCGGCTTCGCCGGTTGGGTGGGGATGCTGGTCACGGCCTTCAATCTCTTCCCTTTGGGTCAATTGGACGGAGGCCATATCGCCTATGCGGCCTTCGGCGGAAAGTCCCTTCGGGCAGCCAGGGTCTTCCCCGCGGTCCTGTTCGTCATGGGGGTTTTTTTCTGGCTCGGCTGGTTTGTCTGGATTCTGGTCATCTTCATGCTGGGTCTCAAGCACCCCCGGATTCTCGATGAGGATATCCCTTTGACCCCGGGCCGGCGGCTGACGGCGTTTCTCCTCATTCTGGTTTTTCTTGTGACATTCGTTCCCGATCCGATCAAGGGATTCAGCGGTCTTTCTCTTTTGAGGCAAACCGGTCTGTTCTAG
- a CDS encoding YfhL family 4Fe-4S dicluster ferredoxin — translation MAFLINEECINCGACEPECPNQAISAGDERYVIDPDKCTECVGHFDEPQCASVCPVDACIKDPDRVETKDELMAKFQKLKG, via the coding sequence ATGGCTTTCTTGATCAACGAGGAATGCATCAACTGCGGCGCCTGCGAACCCGAATGCCCGAACCAAGCCATCAGTGCGGGCGACGAACGGTACGTCATCGACCCCGACAAGTGCACGGAATGCGTGGGCCATTTCGATGAGCCGCAGTGCGCCTCGGTTTGCCCGGTGGATGCCTGTATCAAGGATCCCGATCGGGTCGAAACCAAGGACGAGCTGATGGCCAAGTTCCAGAAGCTCAAAGGCTGA
- a CDS encoding tetratricopeptide repeat protein, producing the protein MKRTERHQLKEDGFVAGLNRLYLFAREWKKEMLTALGVVLILVAAYALLVVVQAQQAKKQSRILGEIIRVTEAEELDEAGLEKLKELSGRGRYARVGYLHLAGYWLERGDLDQAESYAALVSGTRRDLVSAQARLLQARIHVLRGEYEPAMEIYRRLERERPRGFPLDAVLYEYAETLEKNGEKSLADDLYRRLAEEYGQTFFGYEAMLKLNRPDFR; encoded by the coding sequence ATGAAACGTACGGAAAGACATCAGCTCAAGGAAGACGGGTTCGTTGCCGGACTGAACCGTCTTTACCTGTTTGCCCGGGAATGGAAAAAGGAAATGCTGACCGCCCTGGGCGTCGTCCTGATTCTGGTCGCCGCCTATGCTCTTCTGGTCGTCGTTCAGGCGCAACAGGCGAAAAAACAGAGCCGGATCCTGGGAGAGATCATCCGCGTGACGGAAGCGGAAGAACTCGATGAAGCCGGGCTCGAGAAGCTCAAAGAGCTTTCCGGCCGCGGCCGCTATGCCCGGGTCGGATATCTCCACCTGGCCGGATATTGGCTGGAAAGAGGAGACCTGGATCAGGCGGAATCCTATGCGGCCCTCGTTTCCGGGACACGCCGGGATCTTGTCTCCGCTCAAGCCCGGCTTCTTCAGGCCCGGATCCATGTTCTCCGCGGCGAATACGAACCGGCCATGGAGATTTACCGCAGACTCGAACGGGAGAGGCCGCGCGGTTTTCCTCTGGATGCCGTGCTTTATGAATATGCCGAAACCCTGGAAAAAAACGGCGAAAAGAGCTTGGCCGACGATCTCTACCGGAGACTTGCCGAGGAATACGGGCAGACGTTTTTCGGATACGAGGCGATGCTCAAGCTCAATCGACCGGATTTTCGCTGA